A region of the Yarrowia lipolytica chromosome 1C, complete sequence genome:
TGTTGATCATGTGGCTGTCGCACTGTTATGGGGAAAACCCGAATTCCGTCACTTATAGTCAGTAGCCGTCGTTGAAGTGTGGGAATGGCTCTCTGTGGGTGGAATGTGTGATTTTTGTTGTGTAGGTACACTgtttgagctgcttgggTGCTGATTCCAAGCCCTTTCGTCGATTCAGCAACCAACAATATCTGTTACAGTGATTATCGTGATaacagcagcttgatggaGAGTACAATAGGCTGACAGCCCCCATGGCAGTTATAAGAGATAATGCATAGACCCACCAAACTACTGGCTCTATCATTGAGGTAGATGATGATAAGGGCGCTCTATGTTTCTAATGCCATCTCTTTTGAGATACTGCTGGTGTCTACGTTATCCCCTGGGTGACAGAAGGACAAGCAATAGGGAAGGCGCTATTCGTTGCCGGCGGTTTCGGGCCAAGAGTCAGAGTTGACTTGGCCGGGAGAATAGAGgggctacttgtacgagtaacAGTGGCAGTGGCACTACAGTGCTTGTAGTGACAAGGTTGACAGGCACGGCGTTTGGTGTTTAGCACGAGTCTGAAAGCGGAGTCCGAATGGGGGCGCAGGTACCGTTGGTATGGGTTGGTGTTGGGGAGAGATGGTCCAAAACAGACAACTTTCGCCGCTGTCCAAGCACGTGTGACCAGTTTGTTACCATAGTTAGCGGCTATAAAATCCCCACCTTTGGTTATTTACACACAAGCAAAGCCCCAGGATGTCCGATACCACGCTCAAGCATTCAAGCCCCAGCTAAAAAGCGTCCTCCCGTAGATGGGACAAGAAGGGCTAGCATATTTTTGACAGACACGTGTTCTGGTGTCCAAAAtgtggtacagtacagtaccgcAAGTGTCAGTCAGAGTGAGAATGGTGGTCATGCGCACAGCATATAGACCTTAGCAGATGCCTTGGAGGCGAAGTTCGAGGCGCATACGTGCTAAAAGTAAGGCGGTTAGAGACGCACAAGGCTGAGCAATCCACGCTTCGATTCACGATTGCTTTTGTATTATATGCCGCACATGTCTCTTATAGACCGGGTCATGATATTCACATGGAACTTCTGAGATTTTTTTCTTGGCCCAGCAATCTTTGGCGTTGAGGGGCAAAATAACGTTGGAGCTTAACAGAAGAGGTGAAATTAAAAAAGTAGACAGGAGGTCTCttggccaaaaaaaaaaaaaaaaaaaaaaaaaaaaggacaTGCCACAAAGCAAATCTAACACTCCTCAACCGTCGGACGAATATTTGAGATCAGAGAGGGGACATTGGGAAAAGCGGGTATGTAGGGGTAGTAAACTGCAGCAGGTCCGGCAGAGGGATATTCTCAAAGTTGCGCGCCGCCGTCCGGATCATCACCCTTCTAGAAAAACTCAGGGTCCAAAACTCCCAAGAACAACCTCCGAACCGATCCCAGAATAACATCCGACCCGGGAGTAGCAAGTGAAAATTGAGACATTTTATGGTGTAAAATGTCTGGAAAATTTGAAAATATAATATATAGAACCGCTCTTCCGATCTCTGAGTCAGCTTATATTTAAGGTGTattttttgtgtgtgtggtttgttgttgttttttggttATTTCCCATCGGTTCATCAAGAGGCCCTATCATTTGGCTCTCTTTCCCAAGCGAATAATCCGCTAGATGTAtgatacagtatgtacatgcgGAGGGATCCAAAATTAGATGATCCAGAATCAGTGGTCAGGAAGAGGTTCAATTGAATCGAAAATAATGCTTCTGGAATCTAAGAGTCAAGGCGAGCATAATGGTAATAATTTCGCCTTCATTCCATTAATATCCAGCCCGAAAGTCCAATCCAAGAATTAACGACAGCCGCACACGATGCACTGCCTTATCCTTATCGACCCCCTATTTGTAGTTGGTCAAGCCGTATTACTTTATGTTTAATGCTGGTAGAGTCATGCAATGCACTGCAATGCATGCAGATTTATAGGTAGCATCACGTGGTTGCACAATATGTTGAATTAGCAGGGATAATTGGGAGAAGAATAACTTTTTCAATATTGATTATATAGACAAAATATGCATATTTGTGAAATCCTTGTGTACAGACGAACATTATGATACTAACAATACCCTCATAATAACGATTTTCGAAAATTGATTTTAGAAAAAACTCTTGTGAGGAATTCCACCGCCGATAAATGTGGTTGGGAACTTTTAAATGCTATTTTGTTATAGGAAATTTGTGGCTATatgtttttgtttcttACCTCAGCGGTATTTTTACGTTGCCGTATGCCGAGCGATAGCCGTGTTTTGGATAATGACCCAGGACTCCACACAAGGATGAAATGGTTCTTCAGCACTATCTATCGAATGCTAGAGACTTGAATTTTGTAATGGTGCCTGTTTTTTTACTCCTCAGTCTCTGGATTTCCAGTTCGAGCCATTCTTCGTTCCAGTATTATGTCACGTGCATTCTTACATGATAACAAAGAACGGTCAAACCCCGAGTGTTACCCTACCTGTGAACTAAAATAGCTACAGCAGTACCCAAATTAACTTGTATGAATGTTAGTACAATGCATCACGTGTCTTATTTGGGAGAAGTAAGGAGGAAAATGGTACTCCTACTATTGTGATTCGGAGTTCAGACTTTTTCAGGTTTTTTACGCTCTTTTTTACCCCGCCTTGCACCTTGCACCTTGCACCGCACCGTTACTCAAACACcttaaaaaaaagagggaCAGCACTAGGTTTCGATTTAAGCTTCCAAACAAACTTCGTGGTGGAACTGTGAGGTAACTTTATTACCGCCACTTTATCTCATGCAGGCTgtgacacaaaaccacTAACctcttgtactgtaggtagatggagagggagagagcCCtggaatatatatatatctctgTGTCCCCACGTCGAAGTCAAAAAGTCACTGACACCAAACACTACAAACTacatcacacacacaatcacatgacaCAGACATACACTATTACAGCACCTCTACACGGCTCCGAATACCAGACTATCAAAGTACACCCCAAAGACCACAATGAAAAGCTCTCCACAAAGTACCACTTTGAGACCCCTTACCGAGCCGTTCTCGCCTGGGAGTCTGTTTTTCTGCATGCCAACTACCGTGGACGCCATGAGGTGTGGCGCACCATCCTAAACAACGACGACCTCTACTTTACTGGTCCCATTCTAGACGTGGGCAGTGGATCCGGTGTGTCGCTTATGAAGCTttgcaagaagaagcgagagGTACAGAAGGCTTCCAACTATCACATTGACGGAATCACGGCTGTGGACAACTatgacaagaagaagggccagCTCAAAAAGATCATTAACAACATCAAGGCAAAGGAGTACACCGACCTCGTGACCCTCACTTCTGCTGAGCTCACCAACTTGCCCTACTCCACGGACACATTTTCGCTGGTTACATCTCCCTGGGCTCTACGGTCATACGATCGGGACACTCAGAAGGAAATTCTGCGAGAGATGGCTCGTGTTTGCAAGCCTGGAGGTTATATCATAATCACTGATCTGCGACCTTCCGGATCCGGGCCTTACGATGAGTGGATTAAGGAAATGGGATGGCACGACGTTCGAAAAATCTCTGCTGGCCCCAACGGCTGGTTCGGATGCTGGACTACCGACATTTACGAGTTCCAAAAGCCCGCTACAGACACCTACAGACACAGCTCAGAGTCTctgaccgaggaggactcGGTGGTCATTGAGCTTCACAAGGTGAACCTGGGGTAAAAAGACATACTAACATATAAAAATAACTAACACAACTGAATCAATGAGTCATTAATGCCAAACCGTTAATTGTAGCTGCCTTTTTGTGTAGATTTTGTCTCGTCCATTCTTCTCACATGCAAGGGACGTGCGCATATTGCAAcacaatacttgtactgtacatgtaccggtacagtacattgGTCATGTATGCTTCCAAGTATCGTGCAGCAACCTCGTAATAGCTGAGCACATTGGTTCTATGAATTACTCTGTACGTGGTTCACTCGTCAATGGCTGAAAAGTAGGAGATATTTCTCTTGCGTGTGTTGCCAAGTTGTTAGAGTTAGgcaaacaaaaaaaataaaaaaggTATACTGTACCCCGCGTTCTTGTAGCTCCATATTTTATAACAGGGGTTGCAGCGATATTGCCAATAGGGTGTGTGCTACAACATTGTAGTGTTGGCTACTtttacagtacagtaactcTGAGAAAATGTCACGTAGTTTCCCCATTTATTTTGCCACGTCACAGAATGCCAGCAATTCATTTTTCCTCGTCTTGgtactactacaagtacagtagtacaagtagattACATCCCGTCTCTTTGTAATATCTTTCAAGAACGCAGCTtcattttcttttttgggTATTTCCTATTACGGCTGTTAAACGCGGATTTATTAGGTGCGGGTTTTCCTCAAGAACGGAATAAGTAATAAACCAAAATATGTACCGCGTTTTTTTGTCATAATTGGCGACCTCCCAACCCCaactggatctggagagaTTTGGGAAGATTGTCGAGACAATTGAGAAACACAAATTCCTCCATGTATTGCCAACCTCTCATCATTTATTCGCGTAATCTAGCCTCATACGTCAGGTACTgcacgtacagtacaatactcgCACTTGTGAAGTTGTATctcggtacagtacatgtaccTCAACTTGCCCCATACTTTTGacatcaacagcaacacaTCATTTCTAAAGGAGATTAGAGTCTACCAGGGGGAAGCTTGATTtgtcttgttcttctcctcgtgAGAGCCGCCCCCGGCCCGtgtgagtcacgtgactattCTCACCCGTatagatcacgtgattcctGGGGCTTTGTTTTTCCCCGGTGGTAATTCTCGGTGTTTCTTCCAGACTATCCCAGTGCACAGTCCAGtgtacggtatgtactgtacttgtagtgcaATGAGCCAAGACCTACAAGTGCAATAGGCTGCGAATGGTAGGGCTTCTTTTATCACCTATCAATGTGATTTTGTTCGTACGTACTGCACGTAACATTGTACGGAGTCCTTCATACAGATACGGCTGACTAATTCGGGGATCATTCCGGAATTCAGAGAGcgtctccttgatggctGTGTCTATGATAATATCCAAGGCATAAGAACTGGTAAATGGTGGACTCCTCTGTCTACCCTTGGAAGACTGAGCTAGTAGATGTGCATATTTTAGGTGATATAGGAGTTCATCATGTTTCACCAAAAGGTATCGGGCATACACCGGAGTGAGCGCTCTTGAGTCCGGCTACTTTCGAATGTGTAAGAAAATCCTGTATTTGATAGGCCAAATATCTTGAGGATGAGGTATAAGTGTGTCTGCTCTATCCAATATTACCGTGGATGCGAATCTTGGATAGTATTGCAGCGACAGCGCCGGTAAGGCTGCCAGTAGATCTAGGAACAATGATGCAATGTGTGACGAGTACCAGGAGTACTATTTCATCTACAGTACGTCCGTACAACTTTTCATAGAGACAGAATGCCATGACCTGGTCAATGTCCTGCTGACCGTAACGTACAGTTGTTCCACGACCCCCGATGGACTGTTGATGGGGGGGAATGACTCAACGACAAGCCAAGTGTATGTGTGCGTGGGTCCAATATGGACCCACTTCTTTGTACGGTACATTGAGTCTCCCATGAACAGCCATATTCTTTCATCATGGCATCCCAGATCCCTCGCTGTCTTCAAAAGTTCCGTCTCGAACTGTGCAAAAGGAAGGTTTCGTATCGTTAAATAATCTAGCAGCATTGGAAAAGGGCCCGGGAGCTTAATAATAACGTCTTTCTCCGCAATAGGGCCACAACAGGAGCATTTTGATATGAAATATTGAATGAATCTGAATTTTTCCGTATGAAAAAGACTTCAACCCAGCGTCCCGGATCCAAAAACTCACATGTGAGAGAAGACACCCCAGGTTGTTCATATAGACACTACCGCACCGCATTATTGTGAGgcactactgtatgttggagatgagatggagatgggcGCTCGGGCGCAACTGTCGGTGTCCTGACATCTTGTTTGCGCACTCACAGTGCGTGTCAACATTGGTGGACATCGCGAGTTCTCTGCACGCAAGACAGTCTACATTTTCTCATTTTGTTCTTCAAACCCGCAGTAGGACTACTGTCATTATTTACCAAGATACAGCAAGAGGAATACTGTGACTGCACcattactgtatgtacagtaaccTGTTTCTATGAGTTCTAAATCGAttactatatacatatCCAGACTATTTACACGAGACAGCTACTTTTCGGCCACCTCAACTTGTCTCTCCATCAGATCAATATCTACAATCTTGCCAATCTTAAGCATATCACCCAACTCGACATCTGGGTTGGTTAGATGGTAGTCGGCAATCATACCTAGCTCCATCACCATTACACGCACCATTTCCTGCCTTCTAGGCTCCAACACCAGTCCAGTCCAGTTGATTGGATAGAGCTCTCCAGATTTCAGTCGCTTGAGGAGCCACTCCTTCAATCGGTATGACTCCATGTCTTCCTGTCCCTTCTTCACTGTTCGCTGACGAGCAAACACGTGAGGAATGATCTTCTGGACATCAGAGTGAGAGAAAGGAGGGTTTTGGCCCTGCAAGTGTGCATGCAGCTGGAAATGGTTGAGCAGATCACCATAACGTCGAAGAGGACTGGTGGACTGTGCATACATCGGGATAGCCAGAGAAAAATGAGGCTTGGGGTCGGCTGAAATGTATGCCATCTCAATGGTAGACCACATGGAAACTCCCTCTCGGAAAGGAATCACACCTGTAACAGGGTCACGCGACTCAAGCGTgcccttgttctcctcTTCCATATTCTGGTACCGGTACATTAGGGGGATCTTGTGTTTGGCACCGAACGAAGCAACCAGAGAATTAGCGAGGATCATGAGCTCCGAGACAAGAAGAGTTGCTTCGGGGTTGCGTTCCGACACATGATCAAGTTGTCCTGTCTCTGTATTAAGCCGAACCTTGGGCACATCTAGGTTGACAGCTCCAGATTCAATTCGATGCTTACGAAGTCTAGACGAAAGTGCATGCAAGTCCTTGATATCAGACTTGTGCTCAGACTCCTGTGAGCCGTTCAAGACACTCTCTACATGCTCATAAGTCAAccccactcctccatcgACCTTTGTAAGTCTGATCTCCACACTGTTCATGTCAATTGGATCCTTTGCAGCGGCTTTGTCGTTGAGCTTTGCAGAGATCACCAAGGATCTAACTGCTCCTTTCTGTAACAATCCAAACTCCTGCACGACCTGAGGTAACATTCCTACAACACCTGAAGGGTAGTAGGCGGTGGTAACTCGGCTTTGGGCAGCATGGGCCACATCACTGGAGACTCCGAAATATGAGGCGGGGTCTGCCACAAGAACGTGTACGTACTTGGACCCGTCAGATCGGGACTCCAGAGCAACACCATCATCGATCTCGTGAGCATCTGGACCGTCAATACAATAAAAGTGTGAGAATGgtcgcttcttctccccAACCCAGTCTTCACGAGCCTTTTCAGAAAGATCTTCGGTAAAGTCAGAGCTAGTGAGCCTGTCGTACATGGTCTGAATCTCGTCCTGTTGCTCAGAGGAGCCCTGGTAAGGGATCTGCAGCTTGAACGCTTTCTTCCAGGGGTTGATGTCATCAGGAATGTACCCGAGTCGACGCAGGAACTCCATGCATAATGTCTGGGTAATAATTACCTGACCATAATCCTCCAGCTTGCGCATAAATACACCCACGTTGGCTTTTGCAGCCATATCGTTGTGTGAAACCTCGCTAAGGGCGAAACGCTTAACGAGCAACAATATTGCCCGCTCTTGAGGAGTGAGGAGCAACGAGTCAAGTGTTACAGTACCAGCAAGCACATCTTCAAACCGGCTGATAATCTTGTCTAGAGTTAatcctccttctctgaTAGTGTTGATGGCGGTTTCCGATGCTGCGACATCCAGGGCGTTGATGTAGAGTAACTGAATAGCAGAGTCCTGACCAGGACCAATTACCCACCGAGCAGGAATGCTTCGAACTGCGAGGTATGTGGCGTAATACATCATCGCTGGAGTCAGAGGCGAGTCGTGTAGAGCGACGTGTGGAGACATTCTTTCCACCAGGTCATTGAGAGTGATGACTCTTTGGGAAATGACTGTCTTCTGAAGAATATCCAACACTCTCGTCTTCGCAAGATTGGCTCTTCGCAAGAACTCTGTCATTTCTTGCACCAAAGCAGGTCTGATGCCGACGTGGGTCATTTGTGTATCATCAACAGTGATTGAAAATTGCTCCATAATAGCCGGGTTGGTGAACGGCATCTTAAATGCCACGCCGCCTTCGATGTGTCGACATTCTCCACTAATCATAATCACGTTGAATCCTCCAGATGATAAGACCTCGCCAATGATACCAATCTCGGAAAGATTCTTCTTGATAGACACGTCAATAAGATCGCCAACTCTCGGAGGGCGGTTGATGTCTTCAATGGTGGGTGAGGACTTGACAAATGTGTGATCTCGAGAAACGAGATTCTTCTCTCGGGTCCATCCTTCAGGAACCCTCCGGTACGGCTTGATagcctcctcagcctcgtAAGTGGTGATAGCCATGCCCACCCATTGAGCCTGGTATGACGGTAGTGCGAGTTCATCTCGGATTTTTCGAAAGTTTTCGCCAGGGTCCTGCTGATTTGCTAGGGCCATCAATCCTTCCTCCAGATCTCGTTCCTTCTGGCTGATACTAACCACTGAGCTGAGACTCGACGCCTTATGTTTTCGTTTGGGTAGAGGCACGTAATTTGTGTCAAACGCAAGTTTCCAGGCGTACTCTAGCCCGGCACGTTTTTCAGCAAGTAGAGGGTCTTCGATCCGCATTTCTAGGTACATCTTCAACCGATCAACGTAGCTGGCCTGTCTGAAGAGACCATCCTTGGTGGCAGGATATTGTTCTCTCAAAAGTGGTTCGGTTTTCCGGGGTTTAAAAGGCTTTGAGCGCTTCGACTTGCCCGCTTGTCGCAATATGGCTCTCGTGGAGCGCATTTTATTGTGTGTCTTTCGGTCGAGATCGGGTCTGATATGCCTGACCCAGATAAAAATATAATCAAGGTTTGTCATGCATGGATGGATGCATCGGGTTGATTATGTAAGCTTTCCCGAGGGAATGAATAGTAGTTCAGAATGAGATAAAAGTAAGCGTAAATGCCCCCCAGACAAAGAAGATACATAATGTTTTGTAATAAAGAATCTTTATATTCACTCACACTATTCCTGGGTTTTTCCAGAGTactcattttttttttctcgaTTTAAAAGCGACTTTTGAAGATTTGATTTGAATAAAATTTAGAGTGGCAAATTCCAGGTTTTGCAGAAGCTGCAGGTGACGGTGCCACTGGATCCAATTTGACGCCAGCAAGACAAAACAAGGACTATGTGGCCGATTTTTGAACTTTTAGACCCAAAAGCGAGCACATATAAcgctgttgttgttgcttAACTTCGCTCTCTGGTCACATGAGGTACGAGACCTTGGTCAATATGTCAGGTAGGGAGCGGATTAGGGTTCTTTAGCTGCTTATTAACGAGTTAGAGGACCTGCAATGAGGGATTATGTACCTTGGTAGTTACTGGATAGGGGGTTTTTCCGACGCTCGCAGCTCGACAGATACGAATTGAGGTGGGCAGTCTAGCTCCATTGCCTCCGCTCATAATCTGTTTCGGGTGAACCTTCCCAAACCTAAGATTCGTTTTCGCCATGAAAGCTAAAGTAGTAGTCCATGTGCCTTGGACAACTGAAAAAGCACAGCTACACACCGGTACGATGGAAAAGGCCATTTATTCCAAGGATGGCAAGCGGGTGATCAACCTCAAGTCCCGCGAGACGTTCAAGACGGAAAACGTGAGTTTCGAGTGGGGTGCGGACGACTCCAAGCCCAAAtcgaaaaagaagaagaagaggaagtCAAAGGGTCAGCAGGTGATTATCGACAGCATCGATCTGGATGAACGCAGCATTGTTCACGGAGTCATGGAAGCCAAGATGAAGGCTGAAAAGTTGGCGCGTCTGAAGAAGTCGGTCAATGATACCTTTCCACCGTCTCCGGCTTCAGGGCTTTCGCCTAGCATGGAACGACAGACTATCAAGTATTTCTGGCTCTCTCTGACGTCCGAGCAGCGACGGGAATTGGTTCAGGTGGAAAAAGAGGCGGTGTTGAACAAGATGAAACGCCAACAGAAGAACACGTGTGAATGCGACATTTGTGGACGGAAGCGCGTGGCCATTGAACAGGAGCTGGAAACATTGTATGCCGACTActacaaggagctggacgcTCTggccgagtccaaggacCTACCATTGTTGCCACTACCTAGCATGGGTTTTTTCCAGGCTGACGATGTGTTGCGAGGAGGGCATCAGGACGGCAACACCACGGAGGAGCTTAGTGAGGCTACCAACCGACTCTCGATAGCACCAGCGACAACTGCAACAACTCGACCTTTGCCACAGAATCTGGGCAAGGAAATTGACGAGGAAGGCGATactgaggaggacgaaCCCTATGGGTTTGAGGAGGGCGAAGATGTGCAGAGCCTTGATGTTTCATCTGTGGCTGACGATCTGCTGACCAATGACGGCAAGAAGTTCATTGAAATGATGGAGCGTTTGGCAGAGAAACGGGCGGGTCGCATTGAGGAAATTAGGGATGGAGAGGATGAGGAACccgtggtggtggaagacgacaatgacgaTGAAGAGTACGAAAATGACTCGGACTACTCGGACTACTCCTCGGAGTATTCCCAGACTGGGGAGTCTCTTACTGCTGACCAGCGCATGGAGGAGGGACGTCGCATGTTCCAGATATTTGCCGCTCGTATGTTTGAGCAGCGGGTTTTGCATGCCTACAAGCAGAGCGTGGCTGCACAGGTCAAGGCTGAGCTgcagcagatggaggaggagaagaaaacaTTAGACcttgagaaggaggcccGTGATCAGCAGCGACGAGAGCGTaaaaaggagaaaaagcGCGCTCAGAAGGctatcaaggaggaggaaaaaagaaaggCTGCCGCTGAGCGAGAAGAGCGTGAGAAACGTGAAGCTGAAGAGGCTGAACGACTGCGTTTGGAGGCCGAGCGAAAGCAGCAGGAAAAGGAAAGGGAAAAGGCCGCTCGAAAGGCCGCTTCCGAGGCTAAGCAGAAGGCCCGTCAAGAAGAGCAGGCACGACTTGCCCGTgaaaaggaggaaaaaCGACTCGCTCGAATCAGAGAGATGGAAGAACGCATGAGATTGgccaaggaaaaggaggagagggagaaggaggaactTAGAGCGCGTCAGcaacaggaggaggatgagaggagggagaaggagaggttggaggaagagagaaTCGAAAACGAGAGATTAGAGGCCGAGAGAATCGAAAACGAGAGGCTTGAAAAGGAgcgagagcagcagagattggaggaggaaaaagaacGACAGAgaatcaaggaggagcgagaAAAGCAGAAATTGGAAGAAGAGCGTGAAAAGCGTGCATCCATGTCAATTCCTCTTTCCAAACCTCTTCCCGGAAAGACTCAAATCCCTGCAAGCCAGCCGGGTACTTCTCTTGGAGGTCTTCAACAGCCTGTGCCACAGGCGGCTCCTGTGGCCCCTGTAGCAATGATGCCGCagtctccatctcctcaacTTCCTCCTGGTCTCACTCAACACGTGGCCCAATCACAGATTCTGCTGGACAGACTCACTCCTGACCCCACAAGCAGAATGACTCCCGAACGGCATACCCCTAGCCCCGGAAGTACCACTAGTAACGCTAAAACGCTGTTGGACTCGCTTTTGCGACCTGCACAAGGCCCAAGCACACCGCCTCCAGGCCCAGGTACCCCCAGATCATCCATCAGCCATGTTGCGCCTGTTGGTGCTATCGGTACCATTGGAAGCCCCGGTCAGGTTAACCAGCAGCCCCTTCATGTTCATCCTGGACATATGAACCACCTATCCCAGGGTCCTGTGACTCCAGGTCAAGTGAACCTCCCAGTGGGTAACATTGGACACGTCGGAAACGTGGGCACTGTGGGAAGTATCGGTCTGGTGAATCCACCCGAACAACCCATTAGTCAGCCCATTTCTCCACCCTCAACCACTCTTCCAATCTCTCAGCACCGATTTGATCCCTGGAATTCTTCTTACTCCGGTATCGCGTCGTCGAGCACCCCTGGAAACCGACTATGGGGTTCTTCTGGAGAGGTCCCTGGAAACGTGATTCGTCAAGCTGCGTTGGACGCCTATGAGGAGCTGCACAAAAACGGGTCCATTGATTGTAACGGATTTGTAAACTCTCGAGCTCTTCAGAATACAGCCCAAAAATACTCGTCTACAGGTCAGGGATTCGGTGTCAGTGAGCTATTCAAGGCCTGTCAAGGGAGTTTCGATATTGTTGGAGGCTTGATGAAACCCAGAGGAGGATTGTAAGGCATGGATGGCATATTTGAGCTGTTCCTGTTCTTTCAGAAGTTTACTGTAAATATTTAACGAATTATGTCACCAAAAGCCTGTGAAGTAGCtatcatacttgtacagtatgtagtatAATGACCCTGTGTAGGCATGGATTACAGTGGAGGCGCAGCAACAGCGAGTTGCAGTCTTCCATCTGTATCTCATGAATTATATTATGGTATCACGTAGAGCTATTCACAGGGTACCGATCTTGTCTCTCCTCTGTCGTGTTTtcgtactcatactcgtactcgctACCTGATTATGTCTTGGTGTTGTGCATATTAAATGCAACTCGTGGTCCTGTGTGGTGTTGCGTATTTTGAAGTTTTGCTGGACGGAAATTGGTACAACTTGTTCATACCTTGACGAGCACTCGTATGGAGTACAACTTCGGTGAGTAACATCCGTTCATCGTCTCGACAGACGGCAGAATTGGGCAAGTGAGCTGTAAAGACCGGAATAGAGACACCATGTGACCGGTTCCCCCTCCCGTACGGTGACTCGACTACCGGGCCTCTGTCTTACGACGTACGTCCTTATCGCTTGTTGTTGCTCTAAACGGCATTGACATGAGACGATACAGGTCTTACTTGTACGACGTAAGGAAGATTTCCCGGCCAAGTGACCCGACATTTTCGAACGCACAATGCTCTTAGATTGTGCAGGCAGACATCCAGAGCAGATCTGGCCATACAGGCAGACAAAGAAACATTGGCAATTGGCAGCATTGCAGGGATTTCCATGCAGCGATGCATGGACTTCTCGGTCATGTTCGACTGTTACTTGTGGTCATATCTTGGGCCTAGAATGACAAGCCCCATCGGCGCGCTCTGGCATGTTGAGAAGCTGACGATGTTTCAAGTTATACGAGTGCGCCGTCGTACACACACTTGTCATGTCGCCTGATATACTTGCTCCCGAATGCAAGGTGATGGCTTGGTGattgc
Encoded here:
- a CDS encoding uncharacterized protein (Compare to YALI0C15070g, similar to Saccharomyces cerevisiae NST1 (YNL091W); ancestral locus Anc_2.199, weakly similar to uniprot|P53935 Saccharomyces cerevisiae YNL091w), producing the protein MKAKVVVHVPWTTEKAQLHTGTMEKAIYSKDGKRVINLKSRETFKTENVSFEWGADDSKPKSKKKKKRKSKGQQVIIDSIDLDERSIVHGVMEAKMKAEKLARLKKSVNDTFPPSPASGLSPSMERQTIKYFWLSLTSEQRRELVQVEKEAVLNKMKRQQKNTCECDICGRKRVAIEQELETLYADYYKELDALAESKDLPLLPLPSMGFFQADDVLRGGHQDGNTTEELSEATNRLSIAPATTATTRPLPQNLGKEIDEEGDTEEDEPYGFEEGEDVQSLDVSSVADDLLTNDGKKFIEMMERLAEKRAGRIEEIRDGEDEEPVVVEDDNDDEEYENDSDYSDYSSEYSQTGESLTADQRMEEGRRMFQIFAARMFEQRVLHAYKQSVAAQVKAELQQMEEEKKTLDLEKEARDQQRRERKKEKKRAQKAIKEEEKRKAAAEREEREKREAEEAERLRLEAERKQQEKEREKAARKAASEAKQKARQEEQARLAREKEEKRLARIREMEERMRLAKEKEEREKEELRARQQQEEDERREKERLEEERIENERLEAERIENERLEKEREQQRLEEEKERQRIKEEREKQKLEEEREKRASMSIPLSKPLPGKTQIPASQPGTSLGGLQQPVPQAAPVAPVAMMPQSPSPQLPPGLTQHVAQSQILLDRLTPDPTSRMTPERHTPSPGSTTSNAKTLLDSLLRPAQGPSTPPPGPGTPRSSISHVAPVGAIGTIGSPGQVNQQPLHVHPGHMNHLSQGPVTPGQVNLPVGNIGHVGNVGTVGSIGLVNPPEQPISQPISPPSTTLPISQHRFDPWNSSYSGIASSSTPGNRLWGSSGEVPGNVIRQAALDAYEELHKNGSIDCNGFVNSRALQNTAQKYSSTGQGFGVSELFKACQGSFDIVGGLMKPRGGL